One window of the Klebsiella oxytoca genome contains the following:
- a CDS encoding pyrBI operon leader peptide: MVQCVRHRVLPRLKTGAGLPFFLSVASVFVKPLI; the protein is encoded by the coding sequence ATGGTTCAGTGTGTACGACATCGTGTCTTACCGCGTCTGAAAACAGGCGCTGGCCTGCCGTTTTTCCTTTCCGTTGCATCCGTATTCGTAAAGCCCCTTATTTAA
- the argL gene encoding putative translational regulatory protein ArgL codes for MNIHTYKVNFNSTNGLSHVREPCPRFIRSIF; via the coding sequence ATGAATATTCATACATATAAAGTGAATTTTAATTCAACAAATGGCCTGAGCCATGTGAGGGAACCATGTCCGCGTTTTATCAGAAGCATTTTTTAA
- the argF gene encoding ornithine carbamoyltransferase: MSAFYQKHFLKLLDFTPAEITALLDLAARLKADKKNNIEIQHLTGKNIALIFEKDSTRTRCSFEVAAFDQGARVTYLGPSGSQIGHKESIKDTARVLGRMYDGIQYRGHGQEVVETLAQYAGVPVWNGLTNEFHPTQLLADLLTMQEHLPGKAFNEMTLVYAGDARNNMGNSMLEAAALTGLDLRLVAPTACWPEEKLVAQCRTLAQQNGGNITLTEDIAAGVKGADFIYTDVWVSMGEAKEKWAERIALLRDYQVNSQMMALTGNPQVKFLHCLPAFHDDQTTLGKQMAADYGLHGGMEVTDEVFESAASIVFDQAENRMHTIKAVMVATLGK; this comes from the coding sequence ATGTCCGCGTTTTATCAGAAGCATTTTTTAAAGTTGCTTGATTTTACCCCTGCCGAAATCACCGCCCTGCTTGACCTGGCCGCCAGGCTCAAAGCTGATAAGAAAAACAACATCGAAATTCAGCACCTTACCGGCAAAAACATCGCGCTCATCTTCGAAAAAGACTCAACCCGTACCCGATGCTCTTTCGAAGTTGCCGCTTTTGACCAGGGCGCTCGCGTCACCTATCTCGGGCCGAGCGGCAGCCAGATTGGTCACAAAGAGTCGATTAAAGATACCGCCCGCGTGTTAGGGCGCATGTACGACGGTATTCAGTACCGTGGTCATGGCCAGGAAGTGGTCGAGACGCTCGCACAATATGCCGGTGTTCCGGTCTGGAACGGCCTGACTAATGAATTTCATCCCACCCAGCTGCTGGCGGATCTGTTGACCATGCAGGAGCATCTACCGGGTAAAGCCTTTAACGAGATGACTCTGGTCTACGCCGGCGACGCGCGGAATAATATGGGGAACTCGATGCTGGAAGCCGCCGCGCTGACCGGTCTGGATCTGCGTCTGGTGGCGCCAACGGCCTGCTGGCCGGAAGAGAAGCTGGTTGCACAGTGCCGGACGCTGGCGCAACAAAACGGCGGCAATATTACCCTGACCGAAGATATTGCGGCGGGCGTGAAGGGAGCGGACTTTATCTACACCGACGTCTGGGTATCGATGGGCGAAGCCAAAGAGAAATGGGCTGAGCGCATTGCGCTGCTGCGGGATTATCAGGTGAATAGTCAGATGATGGCGCTGACCGGCAATCCGCAGGTGAAATTCCTCCACTGCCTGCCCGCATTCCACGACGACCAGACCACGCTAGGTAAGCAGATGGCCGCGGATTACGGCCTGCACGGCGGGATGGAAGTGACCGATGAGGTATTTGAATCCGCAGCGAGCATCGTTTTCGACCAGGCGGAAAACCGTATGCACACCATCAAAGCGGTGATGGTCGCGACGCTGGGTAAATAG
- the pyrI gene encoding aspartate carbamoyltransferase regulatory subunit, whose translation MTHDNKLQVEAIKRGTVIDHIPAQVGFKLLTLFKLTETDQRITIGLNLPSGEMGRKDLIKIENTFLTDEQVNQLSLYAPQATVNRIDDYEVVGKSRPNLPERINNVLVCPNSNCISHAEPVSSSFAVKKRENDIALKCKYCEKEFSHNVVLAN comes from the coding sequence ATGACACACGACAATAAATTACAGGTAGAAGCCATCAAACGTGGCACCGTTATCGACCATATCCCGGCGCAGGTCGGCTTTAAGCTACTGACCCTGTTCAAATTGACCGAGACGGATCAGCGCATCACCATCGGCCTGAACCTGCCATCGGGCGAAATGGGCCGCAAGGATTTGATCAAAATCGAGAACACCTTTCTGACCGACGAGCAGGTCAACCAGCTCTCACTGTACGCGCCTCAGGCTACGGTGAATCGCATCGATGATTACGAAGTCGTCGGTAAGTCGCGCCCGAATCTGCCGGAGCGTATTAACAACGTGCTGGTATGTCCGAACAGCAACTGCATCAGCCACGCCGAGCCGGTGTCCTCCAGCTTTGCGGTGAAAAAACGTGAAAACGATATCGCGCTGAAGTGCAAATACTGTGAAAAAGAGTTCTCGCACAATGTGGTTCTGGCTAACTAA
- the ridA gene encoding 2-iminobutanoate/2-iminopropanoate deaminase, with product MSKTIATENAPAAIGPYVQGVDLGNMIITSGQIPVDPKTGSVPEDVAAQARQSLDNVKAIVEAAGLKVGDIVKTTVFVKDLNDFAIVNAAYEAFFTEHNAIFPARSCVEVARLPKDVKIEIEAIAIRR from the coding sequence ATGTCTAAAACTATCGCGACGGAAAATGCACCCGCAGCTATCGGCCCGTACGTTCAGGGTGTTGATCTGGGTAACATGATCATCACTTCCGGCCAGATCCCGGTAGACCCGAAAACCGGCAGCGTGCCGGAAGATGTCGCCGCTCAGGCGCGTCAGTCGCTGGACAACGTGAAGGCCATCGTTGAAGCCGCGGGTCTGAAAGTGGGCGATATCGTTAAAACTACCGTTTTCGTGAAAGATCTGAACGACTTCGCTATCGTGAACGCCGCCTATGAAGCCTTCTTCACCGAACATAACGCCATCTTCCCGGCGCGCTCCTGCGTAGAAGTGGCGCGTCTGCCGAAAGACGTGAAGATTGAGATTGAAGCGATCGCCATTCGCCGCTAA
- the mgtA gene encoding magnesium-translocating P-type ATPase — protein sequence MLKNFTRQLFAQLGRHLPHRLVQRDPLPDARNLASAPIPDSLGKQCLNVAAMDENEIWRAFASHPEGLNEGEVAQKITQYGENQIPAQKPSPWWVHLWSCYRNPFNLLLTVLGIVSYSTEDLFAAAVIALMVGISTLLNFIQEARSTKAADALKAMVSNTATVLRVVNEQGESRWCELPIDQLVPGDIVKLSAGDMIPADLRIIQARDLFVAQASLTGESLPVEKVARTRDPLQTNPLECDTLCFMGTNVVSGSAQAIVFATGGGTWFGQLAGRVSEQESEPNAFQKGISRVSMLLIRFMLVMTPIVLLINGYTKGDWWEAALFALSVAVGLTPEMLPMIVTSTLARGAVKLSKQKVIVKHLDAIQNFGAMDILCTDKTGTLTQDKIVLENHTDVSGKVSERVLHTAWLNSHYQTGLKNLLDTAVLEGVELESARALAERWQKVDEIPFDFERRRMSVVVQEQANVHQLICKGALQEILNVSTQVRYNGEIVPLDDTMLRRIRRVTDTLNRQGLRVVAVATKYLPAREGDYHRADESDLILEGYIAFLDPPKETTAPALKALKASGITVKILTGDSELVAAKVCHEVGLDAGEVVIGSQVEALNDDELAELAKRTTLFARLAPLHKERIVTLLKREGHVVGFMGDGINDAPALRAADIGISVDGAVDIAREAADIILLEKSLMVLEEGVIEGRRTFANMLKYIKMTASSNFGNVFSVLVASAFLPFLPMLPLHLLIQNLLYDVSQVAIPFDNVDEEQIRKPQRWNPADLGRFMVFFGPISSIFDILTFCLMWWVFHANTPEHQTLFQSGWFVVGLLSQTLIVHMIRTRRIPFIQSRAAWPLIVMTLLVMVVGIALPFSPLAGYLQLQALPLSYFPWLIAILAGYMTLTQMVKGFYSRRYGWQ from the coding sequence ATGTTGAAAAATTTTACCCGCCAGCTGTTTGCCCAGCTTGGCCGCCATTTACCGCATCGTTTAGTACAGCGCGACCCGTTACCTGACGCCCGCAATCTGGCGAGCGCGCCGATCCCGGACTCTCTTGGCAAGCAGTGCCTGAACGTGGCGGCAATGGATGAAAATGAAATCTGGCGCGCCTTCGCCAGCCATCCAGAAGGGCTAAACGAAGGCGAAGTAGCGCAAAAAATCACGCAGTACGGCGAAAACCAGATCCCGGCGCAGAAACCGTCGCCGTGGTGGGTACATTTGTGGAGCTGCTATCGCAATCCCTTCAACCTGCTGCTGACCGTCCTGGGTATCGTCTCCTACTCAACGGAAGATCTGTTTGCCGCGGCGGTTATCGCTCTGATGGTGGGGATCTCCACCCTGCTGAACTTTATCCAGGAAGCGCGCTCAACCAAAGCGGCGGACGCCCTGAAAGCGATGGTCAGCAATACTGCCACGGTACTGCGGGTGGTCAATGAGCAGGGCGAAAGCCGCTGGTGCGAGCTGCCTATCGACCAGCTGGTGCCGGGGGATATCGTTAAGCTGTCGGCGGGCGATATGATCCCTGCGGACCTGCGTATTATTCAGGCGCGCGACCTGTTCGTCGCTCAGGCCTCGCTGACCGGTGAATCGCTGCCGGTCGAAAAAGTCGCCCGCACCCGCGACCCGCTGCAGACGAACCCGCTGGAGTGCGACACGCTGTGCTTTATGGGCACCAACGTGGTAAGCGGCTCGGCCCAGGCGATTGTTTTTGCCACCGGCGGCGGCACCTGGTTTGGTCAACTGGCCGGACGCGTCAGCGAGCAGGAAAGCGAACCGAACGCCTTCCAGAAAGGCATCAGCCGGGTCAGCATGCTGCTGATCCGCTTTATGCTGGTGATGACGCCGATCGTGCTGCTGATTAACGGTTATACCAAAGGCGACTGGTGGGAAGCGGCGCTGTTCGCGCTCTCTGTTGCCGTTGGCCTGACGCCGGAAATGCTGCCGATGATCGTTACCTCGACGCTGGCGCGCGGGGCGGTGAAGTTGTCGAAACAGAAAGTTATCGTCAAGCATCTCGACGCTATCCAGAACTTTGGCGCGATGGACATTCTGTGTACCGATAAAACCGGCACCCTGACTCAGGATAAAATCGTGCTGGAGAATCATACCGATGTCTCCGGAAAGGTGAGCGAACGCGTACTGCATACCGCCTGGCTGAACAGCCACTATCAGACCGGATTGAAGAATCTCCTTGATACCGCAGTGCTGGAGGGCGTCGAGCTGGAGTCGGCGCGCGCGCTGGCGGAGCGCTGGCAGAAAGTGGATGAGATCCCGTTCGATTTTGAACGCCGCCGTATGTCGGTGGTGGTGCAGGAACAGGCCAACGTCCATCAGCTGATCTGCAAAGGCGCTTTGCAGGAGATCCTCAACGTCTCGACCCAGGTTCGCTATAACGGCGAAATTGTACCGCTGGACGACACCATGCTGCGGCGCATCCGTCGCGTTACCGATACCCTCAACCGTCAGGGATTGCGAGTGGTGGCGGTAGCGACGAAGTACCTGCCCGCACGCGAGGGCGACTACCATCGCGCGGATGAATCCGACCTGATCCTCGAGGGCTATATTGCCTTCCTGGATCCGCCGAAAGAGACCACCGCCCCGGCGCTGAAAGCGCTAAAGGCCAGCGGCATTACGGTCAAAATCCTCACCGGCGACAGCGAGCTGGTGGCGGCTAAAGTTTGCCATGAAGTGGGGCTGGATGCGGGCGAAGTGGTCATCGGCAGCCAGGTTGAAGCGCTGAATGATGATGAGCTGGCCGAACTGGCAAAACGTACCACCCTGTTTGCTCGCCTGGCGCCGCTGCACAAGGAGCGTATCGTCACGCTGCTCAAACGCGAAGGACACGTGGTGGGTTTTATGGGCGACGGCATTAACGACGCCCCGGCGCTGCGCGCAGCGGATATCGGTATTTCCGTCGACGGCGCGGTGGATATTGCCCGCGAGGCGGCAGATATCATCCTGCTTGAGAAGAGCCTGATGGTGCTGGAAGAGGGGGTTATTGAAGGCCGCCGCACCTTCGCCAATATGCTCAAGTACATTAAAATGACCGCCAGCTCCAACTTCGGTAATGTCTTCAGCGTGCTGGTGGCCAGCGCCTTCCTGCCGTTCCTGCCGATGCTGCCGCTGCACCTGTTGATCCAGAACCTGCTGTACGATGTATCCCAGGTCGCGATACCGTTTGATAACGTGGACGAGGAGCAGATCCGTAAACCGCAGCGCTGGAACCCAGCGGATCTCGGTCGCTTTATGGTCTTCTTTGGGCCGATCAGTTCTATCTTCGATATTCTGACGTTCTGCCTGATGTGGTGGGTGTTCCACGCCAATACGCCGGAACATCAAACCCTGTTCCAGTCCGGTTGGTTCGTGGTGGGACTGCTGTCGCAAACGTTGATTGTGCATATGATCCGTACGCGGCGGATCCCGTTTATCCAGAGCCGTGCGGCCTGGCCGCTGATCGTGATGACGCTGCTGGTGATGGTGGTAGGAATTGCGCTGCCGTTCTCGCCGCTGGCGGGCTATTTGCAGCTTCAGGCGCTGCCGCTAAGCTACTTCCCGTGGCTGATTGCTATCCTGGCGGGCTATATGACGCTGACGCAGATGGTTAAAGGTTTTTACAGCCGCCGCTACGGCTGGCAGTAA
- the pyrB gene encoding aspartate carbamoyltransferase, producing the protein MANPLYQKHIISINDLSREDLELVLATAAKLKAHPQPELLKHKVIASCFFEASTRTRLSFETSMHRLGASVVGFSDSSNTSLGKKGETLADTISVIGTYVDAIVMRHPQEGAARLATEFSGGIPILNAGDGANQHPTQTLLDLFTIQETQGRLENLHVAMVGDLKYGRTVHSLTQALAKFNGNRFYFIAPDALAMPQYILDMLDEKGIAWSLHSAIEEVMAEVDILYMTRVQKERLDPSEYANVKAQFVLRAADLEGARANMKVLHPLPRIDEITTDVDKTPHAWYFQQAGNGIFARQALLALVLNSDLAL; encoded by the coding sequence ATGGCTAATCCGCTGTATCAAAAACATATCATTTCTATAAACGATCTCAGCCGCGAAGACCTTGAACTGGTACTGGCGACCGCAGCAAAGCTCAAAGCCCATCCGCAGCCGGAGCTGCTGAAGCATAAAGTTATCGCCAGCTGCTTTTTTGAAGCGTCGACCCGCACCCGCCTGTCGTTTGAAACCTCAATGCACCGCCTGGGCGCCAGCGTGGTTGGTTTCTCAGACAGCAGTAACACCTCTCTGGGCAAAAAGGGCGAAACCCTGGCTGACACCATCTCGGTGATCGGTACCTACGTCGATGCCATCGTCATGCGCCATCCGCAGGAAGGCGCGGCGCGTCTGGCGACTGAGTTTTCCGGCGGTATTCCGATACTCAACGCCGGCGACGGCGCAAACCAGCATCCGACGCAAACCCTGCTGGATCTGTTCACCATTCAGGAAACCCAGGGTCGTCTGGAAAACCTCCACGTGGCCATGGTCGGCGATCTGAAATATGGCCGCACCGTCCACTCTCTGACCCAGGCGCTGGCGAAATTTAACGGCAACCGCTTTTACTTTATCGCTCCTGACGCGCTGGCCATGCCGCAGTACATTCTCGATATGCTCGACGAAAAAGGCATTGCCTGGAGCCTGCATAGCGCCATTGAAGAGGTGATGGCTGAAGTGGACATTCTGTACATGACCCGCGTGCAGAAAGAGCGCCTCGACCCATCGGAATATGCCAACGTGAAGGCGCAGTTTGTTCTGCGCGCCGCCGATCTGGAAGGCGCCCGCGCCAACATGAAGGTGCTGCACCCGCTGCCGCGCATTGATGAAATCACCACCGATGTTGATAAAACGCCGCATGCCTGGTATTTCCAGCAGGCAGGCAACGGCATCTTCGCGCGCCAGGCGTTACTGGCGCTGGTACTGAATAGCGATCTTGCACTGTAA
- the mgtL gene encoding mgtA regulatory leader peptide MgtL → MDPDPTPHPRWSHLFFR, encoded by the coding sequence ATGGACCCCGATCCCACTCCTCATCCTCGATGGAGCCATCTTTTTTTCCGGTAA
- a CDS encoding YhcH/YjgK/YiaL family protein: MIVGNIHHLQSWLPESLREAIEYVKAHVTEATPLGKHDIDGNNLFYLISEDSTEPLTDRRAEYHARYLDIQIVLKGQEGMTFSVLPAGTPDIDWLADKDIAFLAAGGQEKTVILNEGDFVVFYPGEVHKPLCAVGAPAKVRKAVVKMLMA, encoded by the coding sequence ATGATCGTTGGAAACATTCACCATCTGCAAAGCTGGCTGCCGGAGTCTTTGCGTGAGGCTATTGAATACGTTAAGGCTCATGTCACCGAGGCGACGCCGCTGGGTAAACATGATATTGACGGCAACAACCTGTTTTACCTTATTTCTGAAGATTCGACTGAGCCGTTAACGGACCGCCGCGCTGAGTATCACGCCCGCTACCTGGATATCCAGATAGTGTTAAAAGGTCAGGAGGGAATGACCTTTAGCGTTCTCCCTGCCGGTACGCCGGATATCGACTGGCTGGCGGATAAAGATATCGCCTTCCTGGCGGCGGGCGGGCAGGAGAAAACCGTGATCCTCAACGAAGGCGATTTTGTGGTGTTTTACCCAGGCGAAGTGCATAAACCGCTGTGCGCCGTCGGCGCGCCGGCGAAGGTGCGCAAAGCGGTTGTGAAGATGCTGATGGCGTAA